In Myripristis murdjan chromosome 2, fMyrMur1.1, whole genome shotgun sequence, a genomic segment contains:
- the desmb gene encoding desmin b, translating to MASYSSSGHTASSYRRTFGHGGYASPSLNRALFGQSGSGGGRVTSRVYEVTRSSSAPAYSSSSSAYRASSFGKPFVATRGARSYAGMGETLDFSLADALNQEFLTTRTNEKAELQHLNDRFASYIEKVRFLEQQNQALTVEIERLRGREPTRIADLYEEEMSELRRQVEILTNQRSRVEVERDNLADDVDKLKLRLQEEILQKEEAENNLAAFRADVDAATLARLDLERRIETLQEEIAFLKKIHEEEIRELQAQMQETQVQIQMDMSKPDLTAALRDIRAQYEGIAAKNIAEAEEWYKSKVSDLNQAVSKNNEALKQARQETMEFRHQIQSYTCEIDSLKGTNESLMRQMRDMEDRHGLEAGNFQETISRLEAEIANMKDEMARHLREYQDLLNVKMALDVEIATYRKLLEGEESRIALPMQTYSTLSFRETSPEQQQRSSEMHSKKTVLIKTIETRDGEVVSESTQHQQDIM from the exons atggcctCCTACAGCTCCTCTGGCCACACCGCCTCCTCCTACCGCCGCACCTTTGGCCATGGCGGCTACGCCTCCCCCTCCCTCAACCGCGCTCTGTTTGGCCAGTCGGGCTCTGGCGGCGGGCGCGTCACCTCCAGGGTGTATGAGGTGACCCGCAGCAGCTCGGCGCCcgcctactcctcctcctcctccgcttaCCGGGCCTCCTCCTTCGGGAAGCCCTTCGTGGCGACCCGGGGCGCGCGCTCCTACGCCGGCATGGGCGAGACGCTGGACTTCAGCCTGGCCGACGCCCTGAACCAGGAGTTCCTGACGACGCGCACCAACGAGAAGGCGGAGCTGCAGCACCTGAACGACCGCTTCGCCAGCTACATCGAGAAGGTGCGCTTCCTGGAGCAGCAGAACCAGGCGCTGACCGTGGAGATCGAGCGGCTGCGCGGCCGCGAGCCCACGCGCATCGCCGACCTGTACGAGGAGGAGATGAGCGAGCTGCGGCGGCAGGTGGAGatcctgaccaatcagaggtcGCGcgtggaggtggagagggacAACCTGGCCGACGACGTGGACAAGCTCAAACTCAG gctACAAGAGGAGATTCTCCAgaaagaggaagcagagaaCAACCTGGCTGCTTTCAGAGCG GATGTGGACGCTGCCACGCTGGCCCGTCTGGACTTGGAGAGACGCATCGAGACCCTGCAGGAGGAGATCGCCTTCCTCAAGAAGATCCATGAAGAG gagaTCCGTGAGCTGCAGGCTCAGATGCAGGAGACTCAGGTTCAGATCCAGATGGATATGTCCAAGCCGGACCTGACGGCGGCGCTGCGTGACATCAGAGCTCAGTACGAGGGCATCGCCGCCAAGAACATCGCAGAAGCCGAGGAGTGGTACAAGTccaag GTGTCTGACCTGAACCAGGCGGTGAGTAAGAACAATGAGGCTCTGAAGCAGGCCAGGCAGGAGACCATGGAGTTCAGACACCAGATCCAGTCCTACACCTGTGAGATCGACTCCCTCAAAGGCACT AATGAGTCCCTGATGAGGCAGATGCGGGACATGGAGGATCGTCATGGACTCGAGGCTGGCAACTTCCAGGAGACCATCTCCAGGCTGGAGGCCGAGATCGCCAACATGAAGGACGAGATGGCGCGCCACCTCCGCGAGTACCAGGACCTGCTCAACGTCAAGATGGCGCTGGATGTGGAGATCGCCACCTACAGGAAGCTGCTggaaggggaggagagcag gaTTGCTTTGCCCATGCAGACTTACTCCACCTTGAGCTTCCGAG AGACGAGCCCCGAGCAACAGCAGCGCTCCTCTGAGATGCATTCAAAGAAAACCGTCCTCATCAAGACCATCGAGACCCGTGATGgagag